A single region of the Streptomyces vilmorinianum genome encodes:
- a CDS encoding MFS transporter produces MAHTSSPAPQASRAPRALLLAQLSNSIGDGAFYVTSALYFSQIVGLSAAQIGIGLTLAWAVGSVAGVWLGHLADRRGPRGTAVLLALATAAAVGSFLFIRSFVPFLIAAAVYATAQSGLAAARQALLAGLVEPSARTEVLARLQSTLNAGLAVGAGIGGLALHAGTRTAYLSVFALDAMGFLLCALVLRGLPVVAGAPAAAGGEPRLAVLRDRPYALLTFLNALMLLRLPLLSLALPLWIVQRTSAPGWVVSALFVLNTGVVMLFQVRTAKAVTGLPEATRAVGRAGAVMLASCAVFAVTAAGFGPWATVAVLALGAVLQVIAEMRHSAGSWQIGFSLAPAGRIGQYQGFYGTGVPVARTLGPLLVTALLVTWGVPGWLLLGAIFLVTGLLTKPAVRWAERSRAQAPTPATAELVGAH; encoded by the coding sequence ATGGCGCACACCTCCTCCCCGGCCCCGCAGGCCTCCCGGGCCCCCCGAGCTCTCCTCCTCGCCCAGCTGAGCAACTCGATCGGCGACGGCGCCTTCTACGTCACCTCGGCCCTCTACTTCAGCCAGATCGTCGGCCTGTCCGCCGCACAGATCGGGATCGGGCTCACGCTCGCCTGGGCCGTCGGCTCGGTCGCCGGCGTCTGGCTCGGACACCTCGCCGACCGGCGCGGCCCGCGCGGGACCGCCGTCCTGCTCGCCCTCGCCACCGCGGCCGCCGTCGGCTCGTTCCTCTTCATCCGCTCCTTCGTGCCGTTCCTGATCGCGGCCGCGGTGTACGCCACCGCCCAGAGCGGTCTCGCCGCCGCCCGCCAGGCCCTGCTCGCCGGACTGGTCGAGCCCTCGGCCCGTACGGAGGTACTGGCCAGGCTGCAGTCCACCCTCAACGCCGGCCTCGCCGTCGGCGCCGGAATCGGCGGACTCGCCCTGCACGCCGGCACCCGCACGGCCTACCTGTCCGTCTTCGCGCTCGACGCCATGGGCTTCCTGCTCTGCGCCCTGGTGCTGCGCGGCCTGCCGGTCGTGGCCGGCGCCCCGGCGGCGGCCGGGGGCGAACCCCGCCTGGCCGTGCTCCGCGACCGCCCGTACGCGCTGCTCACCTTCCTCAACGCGCTGATGCTCCTTCGGCTGCCGCTGCTCAGCCTCGCCCTGCCGCTGTGGATCGTGCAGCGGACCTCCGCCCCTGGCTGGGTCGTCTCGGCGCTCTTCGTCCTCAACACGGGTGTCGTGATGCTCTTCCAGGTGCGTACGGCCAAGGCGGTGACCGGGCTGCCCGAGGCCACGCGCGCGGTGGGCCGGGCCGGGGCCGTCATGCTCGCCTCCTGCGCCGTGTTCGCGGTGACGGCCGCCGGCTTCGGGCCGTGGGCGACCGTCGCGGTCCTCGCCCTCGGGGCGGTGCTCCAGGTGATCGCGGAGATGCGCCACTCCGCCGGCTCCTGGCAGATCGGCTTCTCCCTCGCGCCGGCCGGCCGGATCGGGCAGTACCAGGGCTTCTACGGCACCGGTGTCCCTGTCGCCAGGACCCTCGGCCCGCTCCTGGTCACGGCGCTCCTGGTGACCTGGGGCGTGCCCGGCTGGCTGCTCCTCGGTGCGATCTTCCTGGTCACGGGGCTGCTGACGAAGCCCGCGGTCCGCTGGGCCGAGCGGTCCCGCGCCCAGGCGCCCACCCCTGCCACGGCAGAGCTCGTCGGCGCCCACTGA
- a CDS encoding DUF881 domain-containing protein, translating into MINSADSSSGPGRPPRWRPVRVLTAAVFALAGLIFVTSFNTAKGTNIRTDASLLRLSDLIEERSHKNAGLDESTAALRAQVDGLAARDDGSTEAEDARLRALEAAAGTTETSGPGLTVTLNDAPPNAQAAPGYPEPQANDLVIHQQDLQAVVNALWKGGAQGIKVMDQRLISTSAVRCVGNTLILQGRVYSPPYKITAVGDRGKLNKALADSPAVQNYQLYVKAYGLGWKVDEHKAVTLPGYSGTVDLHYAKPVS; encoded by the coding sequence TTGATCAATTCCGCCGACTCTTCCAGCGGGCCGGGCCGACCCCCGAGGTGGCGGCCCGTCCGGGTGCTGACGGCTGCCGTTTTCGCCCTCGCCGGGCTGATCTTCGTCACCAGCTTCAACACCGCCAAGGGCACCAACATCCGCACGGACGCCTCGCTGCTGCGGCTCTCCGACCTGATCGAGGAGCGCAGCCACAAGAACGCCGGCCTCGACGAGTCCACGGCCGCCCTGCGCGCCCAGGTCGACGGCCTCGCCGCCCGCGACGACGGCTCCACCGAGGCGGAGGACGCGCGCCTGCGCGCCCTGGAGGCGGCCGCCGGGACCACCGAGACCTCCGGGCCCGGGCTGACCGTCACCCTCAACGACGCCCCGCCGAACGCCCAGGCCGCCCCCGGCTACCCCGAACCCCAGGCCAACGACCTCGTCATCCACCAGCAGGACCTCCAGGCCGTCGTGAACGCCCTGTGGAAGGGCGGCGCCCAGGGCATCAAGGTCATGGACCAGCGGCTCATCTCGACCAGCGCCGTGCGCTGCGTCGGCAACACGCTGATCCTCCAGGGCCGCGTCTACTCGCCCCCGTACAAGATCACCGCCGTGGGCGACCGGGGAAAGCTGAACAAGGCGCTCGCCGACTCGCCCGCCGTCCAGAACTACCAGCTGTACGTGAAGGCCTACGGGCTCGGCTGGAAAGTCGACGAGCACAAGGCGGTGACTCTTCCCGGCTACTCCGGCACAGTGGATCTCCACTACGCGAAGCCGGTGAGCTGA
- a CDS encoding DUF6344 domain-containing protein has protein sequence MATAKVKQFWTAFISVLFALLASVGLASTAAAAQAPSVQQPEEPASSAATTGARTLAAVPAQRPAHQWPAARDRSLPPTIKQRIRAEAHNSSPSVRHLPAGSPVETALADQTELSGRALAAAA, from the coding sequence ATGGCCACCGCCAAGGTCAAGCAGTTCTGGACCGCCTTCATCTCCGTACTCTTCGCCCTGCTCGCCTCCGTCGGCCTGGCGAGCACCGCCGCCGCCGCGCAGGCTCCCTCCGTCCAGCAGCCGGAGGAGCCGGCCTCGTCCGCCGCCACCACCGGCGCGCGCACCCTCGCCGCCGTACCGGCGCAGCGACCGGCGCATCAGTGGCCCGCGGCCCGCGACCGTTCTCTGCCGCCCACCATCAAGCAGCGCATCCGTGCCGAGGCGCACAACTCCTCGCCCTCCGTACGCCACCTGCCCGCCGGCTCCCCGGTCGAGACCGCTCTCGCGGACCAGACGGAGTTGTCGGGCCGTGCGCTCGCCGCGGCCGCGTAG
- a CDS encoding flavin reductase family protein, whose amino-acid sequence MALGPEAFRDFFGSVPAAVAVVTTAGPDGRPLGFTCTAFSAVSLDPALLLVCVDEGSRTLPAVLGSEVFTLHLLAAEGGEELARTFAGRSDRKFDGVAWRRAESVPACPVLLDGVLGHAECTLERSVAAGDHRLLIGRMERVLIREEARPLLYRRGAFAAWDSAWDAAPAQIAAGA is encoded by the coding sequence ATGGCTTTGGGGCCCGAGGCATTCCGCGACTTCTTCGGATCCGTACCGGCGGCCGTCGCGGTGGTGACCACGGCCGGCCCCGACGGCAGACCGCTCGGGTTCACCTGCACCGCGTTCAGCGCGGTGTCCCTGGACCCGGCCCTGCTGCTGGTCTGTGTGGACGAGGGGTCCCGCACGCTGCCCGCGGTGCTCGGCTCGGAGGTCTTCACGCTGCATCTGCTGGCCGCCGAAGGCGGCGAGGAGCTCGCGCGTACCTTCGCGGGACGCTCGGACCGCAAGTTCGACGGGGTGGCGTGGCGGCGCGCCGAGTCCGTGCCCGCGTGCCCGGTCCTGCTCGACGGGGTGCTGGGGCACGCGGAGTGCACGCTGGAGCGGAGCGTGGCCGCCGGTGACCACCGGCTGCTGATCGGACGCATGGAGCGGGTGCTGATACGCGAGGAGGCCCGCCCGCTGCTGTACCGGCGGGGGGCCTTCGCCGCGTGGGACTCCGCGTGGGACGCCGCGCCGGCGCAGATCGCCGCGGGCGCGTGA
- a CDS encoding DUF5324 family protein: MTRMDSVRAATDSAKDSVLHAAEVVAPYAGTAKDQAVQYAGTAKDQAAHYAHEARVRLAPKVSKAAKRARKQARVQYDCYVAPHVPPRVDEAAHRAAVVTRKAARQAADYTVPRVENAVAATGPVLDEAGARSVAAWAALRGQVTPKEIRKIVRKHERRARAGRLAKGLAGLGLLVGAAFFAWKWWDKQANPDWLVEPPAPTEVDEESEPSSLTSPPTGALDPEVEAKEAKEAKEAEAEAGEAGADAEGDERR, translated from the coding sequence GTGACCCGGATGGACAGCGTGCGCGCCGCGACCGATTCGGCCAAGGACAGCGTGCTGCACGCCGCGGAAGTGGTGGCGCCCTATGCCGGCACGGCCAAGGACCAGGCCGTGCAGTACGCCGGTACGGCCAAGGACCAGGCCGCGCACTATGCGCACGAGGCACGCGTCCGGCTCGCGCCGAAAGTCTCGAAGGCCGCCAAGCGGGCCCGTAAGCAAGCTCGTGTGCAGTACGACTGCTATGTCGCACCGCATGTACCGCCGCGGGTCGACGAGGCCGCGCATCGCGCCGCGGTCGTCACCCGTAAGGCCGCCCGTCAGGCGGCCGACTACACCGTTCCTCGCGTGGAGAACGCGGTCGCCGCGACCGGTCCCGTTCTCGACGAGGCCGGAGCGCGTTCGGTGGCCGCCTGGGCCGCGCTGCGCGGGCAGGTGACACCGAAGGAGATCAGGAAGATCGTGAGGAAACACGAGCGTCGGGCCAGGGCCGGACGCCTCGCCAAGGGACTCGCGGGCCTTGGTCTTCTGGTCGGCGCCGCCTTCTTCGCGTGGAAGTGGTGGGACAAGCAGGCCAACCCGGACTGGCTGGTCGAACCGCCCGCTCCTACCGAGGTCGACGAGGAGTCGGAACCGTCGTCCCTGACGTCGCCGCCGACGGGGGCTCTCGATCCTGAGGTGGAGGCCAAGGAGGCCAAGGAAGCCAAGGAGGCTGAGGCCGAGGCTGGGGAGGCTGGGGCCGATGCGGAGGGCGACGAGCGTCGCTGA
- a CDS encoding peptidylprolyl isomerase — translation MAEQLYATLRTNRGDIEIRLLPNHAPKTVRNFTELAQGEREWTHPATGKVAADRLYDGTVFHRVIEGFMIQGGDPLGNGTGGPGYEFADEFHPELFFDRPYLLAMANAGPGTNGSQFFITVGATTWLNRKHTIFGEVVGAESKKVVDAIAATPVNANTKRPLDDVVLESVVIETR, via the coding sequence GTGGCCGAGCAGCTCTACGCCACTCTCAGGACCAACCGGGGCGACATCGAGATCCGGCTCCTGCCGAACCACGCCCCGAAGACGGTCAGAAACTTCACCGAACTCGCCCAGGGCGAGCGTGAGTGGACGCATCCGGCCACCGGCAAGGTCGCCGCGGACCGGCTGTACGACGGCACCGTCTTCCACCGGGTCATCGAGGGCTTCATGATCCAGGGCGGGGACCCGCTGGGGAACGGCACCGGCGGTCCGGGCTACGAGTTCGCCGACGAGTTCCACCCGGAGCTCTTCTTCGACCGCCCCTACCTGCTCGCCATGGCCAACGCCGGTCCGGGCACGAACGGCTCGCAGTTCTTCATCACGGTCGGGGCCACGACCTGGCTGAACCGCAAGCACACGATCTTCGGCGAGGTCGTCGGCGCGGAGAGCAAGAAGGTCGTCGACGCGATCGCCGCGACGCCGGTCAACGCGAACACCAAGCGCCCCCTCGACGACGTGGTCCTCGAGTCCGTGGTGATCGAGACCCGCTGA
- a CDS encoding rhomboid family intramembrane serine protease, giving the protein MEPQSGLPRCYRHPDVETGIRCTRCDKPICPQCMVSASVGFQCPDCVRNGSGTGHAPDANQPRTLAGGRVAADGRFVTKILIAINLAVFIAVQVAGDRLVDELSLIGLAFSPGLGEVVGVADGEWYRLLTSAFLHQEIPHFAFNMLGLWFIGGILEPELGRIRYTLLCLLSGLSGSALVYLIAAPNQPSLGASGIVYGLIGAWAVLARRRRSEMGPVVLFVGLSLLLTFTRPGISWEAHVGGLVGGALVAYALLHAPRARRNLVQYTACGLVLLIDLGMVLARTAALT; this is encoded by the coding sequence ATGGAGCCGCAGTCCGGCCTGCCGCGCTGTTACCGCCATCCGGACGTCGAGACTGGCATCCGCTGCACGCGCTGCGACAAGCCGATCTGCCCGCAGTGCATGGTCTCCGCGTCCGTCGGCTTCCAGTGCCCGGACTGTGTGCGCAACGGCTCCGGCACGGGCCACGCGCCCGACGCGAACCAGCCCCGTACGCTCGCCGGCGGGCGGGTGGCGGCGGACGGCCGCTTCGTCACCAAGATCCTCATCGCGATCAACCTGGCCGTCTTCATCGCCGTCCAGGTGGCCGGCGACCGTCTCGTGGACGAGCTGTCGCTGATCGGCCTCGCGTTCAGCCCGGGGCTCGGCGAGGTGGTGGGCGTCGCCGACGGCGAGTGGTACCGGCTGCTGACCTCCGCCTTCCTCCACCAGGAGATCCCGCACTTCGCGTTCAACATGCTGGGCCTGTGGTTCATCGGCGGCATCCTCGAACCGGAGCTCGGCCGGATCCGCTACACCCTGCTCTGTCTGCTCTCCGGTCTCTCCGGATCCGCGCTCGTCTATCTGATCGCCGCACCGAACCAGCCCTCGCTCGGCGCCTCGGGCATCGTCTACGGCCTGATCGGCGCCTGGGCGGTGCTCGCCCGCCGCCGCCGGTCCGAGATGGGACCCGTCGTCCTCTTCGTGGGCCTGTCGCTGCTGCTGACGTTCACCCGCCCCGGCATCTCCTGGGAGGCGCACGTCGGCGGCCTCGTCGGCGGCGCCCTGGTGGCCTACGCCCTGCTGCACGCGCCGCGCGCCCGACGGAACCTCGTGCAGTACACAGCCTGTGGACTGGTGCTCCTGATCGACCTGGGCATGGTCCTCGCCCGCACCGCCGCGCTCACCTGA
- a CDS encoding class E sortase has product MRLLVRTFSELCITIGTLIVLFVVYVMFWTGVRAEGATAGQIDTLEREWVEQPVPDAAAAPPPPKAYTPGRGIAVMYIPRLGKDWEWPVLEGTATATLKKGLGHYPATARLGGTGNFAVAGHRRTYGDPFKDFPRLRPGDAVVLTDGTTWYTYTIARKPYRTVPTDIGVIDPVPPKSGFDGPGRYLTLTTCEPEWGSSHRLIAWAHLDATRPVTQGKPPALTG; this is encoded by the coding sequence ATGCGACTGCTCGTCAGAACGTTCAGCGAGCTCTGCATCACCATCGGCACCCTGATCGTCCTCTTCGTCGTGTACGTGATGTTCTGGACCGGCGTCCGGGCCGAGGGGGCCACGGCCGGCCAGATCGACACCCTGGAACGGGAGTGGGTCGAGCAGCCCGTCCCCGACGCCGCCGCGGCACCGCCGCCCCCGAAGGCGTACACGCCCGGCCGGGGCATCGCCGTCATGTACATCCCCCGCCTCGGCAAGGACTGGGAATGGCCCGTCCTGGAGGGCACCGCCACCGCCACCCTGAAGAAGGGCCTCGGCCACTACCCCGCCACCGCCCGCCTCGGCGGGACCGGCAACTTCGCCGTCGCCGGCCACCGGCGCACGTACGGAGATCCGTTCAAGGACTTCCCCCGGCTGCGCCCGGGTGACGCGGTCGTCCTCACCGACGGCACGACCTGGTACACGTACACGATCGCGCGGAAGCCGTACCGGACCGTCCCCACCGACATCGGCGTGATCGACCCCGTACCCCCCAAGTCCGGCTTCGACGGGCCGGGCCGCTATCTCACCCTCACCACCTGCGAGCCGGAGTGGGGCAGCAGCCACCGGCTGATCGCCTGGGCCCACCTGGACGCCACCCGCCCTGTGACGCAGG
- the crgA gene encoding cell division protein CrgA, with product MPKSRIRKKADFTPPPAKQATNIKLTNRSWVAPVMLALFLIGLVWIVVFYVTDGTLPVKSINNWNIVVGFGFIAAGFGVSTQWK from the coding sequence GTGCCGAAGTCACGTATCCGCAAGAAGGCCGACTTCACGCCCCCGCCCGCCAAGCAGGCCACCAACATCAAGCTGACCAACCGCAGCTGGGTGGCACCGGTGATGCTGGCGCTGTTCCTGATCGGGCTGGTGTGGATCGTCGTCTTCTACGTCACCGACGGCACGCTGCCGGTGAAGTCCATCAACAACTGGAACATCGTCGTGGGCTTCGGCTTCATCGCGGCGGGGTTCGGCGTCTCGACGCAGTGGAAGTAG